The proteins below come from a single Mucilaginibacter mali genomic window:
- a CDS encoding M56 family metallopeptidase codes for MDSIIYLLQVCACTAVFYLFYYLFLTRLTFFVINRWYLLVTVVLSFIIPLIKIQLSQPHVYTGVVEHVVYQYTQQPEQVTPIVIHPDVPKPQPMRWSTILQYTYLLAVIGLNIHLLATLFAFFKRLKGKRITKVGKVNILTGNEKITNGSFLNYIFLNDDELSPDEIRQIIAHEMLHVKLYHSVDRIIVKIAQIILWFNPFIYLYARSVEENHEFEVDRAVARETDKHNYANLLVHLSVAGQGMLYHNFSKVPLKKRITMLFNQPSANMKKIVYVLVVPVVLISCLAFARLKSKDKEYSVIENIDELGKDPLVIIDGKTYKKDILYKISKNCIASSGIWNPDATVVKHGVAIKDGYVDIKTNKGVITYMNALEKENLLKERLIPEKQFYSRIHLKNDDGTTYDKVIVNVYGAGKVSTMLKPGEKAGFLIDKKFYNEDEIQKADKSVTMYLSAFYSVGPAGSFPDAPQKGYASVFNFKSLPPKAKTSIEAFKEKNKAYISSDEYKRKLKLTSEMNGKTLDVVINGVVNNQFIKTRTDRVSFELDGDKYGMKFYYGQGLETNEPLKVGDRIQVLVKYADFQRDSIFIIQAAIYKDGKVIFKHHGGDGPTYINKPKENNDNTNKVRYPEKDEAQNSRAAYPDDDRTNKEKIAGLFIRNEVKKSNGEIYDEVVSYSRGGMATTDIKHNGKVGFYIDRDFYSEEAFNKVSDNIKLVLANKGSVGVCDGTDFSSIRKRGYTANMDGYEAVFFFSYKMDLVNIFDSQKDTIRKNGIDLKLKAKLKNMHLSPGEVAYMKTDDYKTKKKLSDDIYHAGTIDIKITPEKNKTGMVFTWNGHKYTLLTFYGQEKILNKLLKPGDEIQLKVFSTGWGKDQTIVTVVPASVSKNNEKIFQLAEADKLPTAPFLYEPNKVRYADGQISDIKKYPNGKWKSALFETVNGYKFYLTFKPNAPAMKDIQWGDHVRLRFVHEVSNGNKTFNIADWVSISPGESGYGIRNPELFDKYYVDAKATTVNTQAKQENKTAALPNKSDLLKLNLQAADSLCEDEKRQIIRLYNASVSAGDFKLEAAYVLVDKKNHLLYASGRIDPKTKSYTGIPSVKTIKGDNAFYTDSIVYNWETQKSKAWVWGQRGTIKSTLSR; via the coding sequence ATGGATAGCATTATTTACCTGCTGCAGGTATGCGCGTGCACAGCCGTATTTTACCTGTTTTACTACCTGTTTTTAACCCGGCTTACGTTTTTTGTAATCAACAGGTGGTACTTGCTGGTTACGGTGGTATTGAGTTTTATCATCCCGCTGATAAAGATACAGCTAAGCCAGCCGCATGTTTACACCGGCGTGGTGGAGCATGTGGTATACCAATACACGCAGCAACCCGAGCAGGTAACACCAATTGTTATCCACCCCGATGTCCCCAAGCCGCAGCCGATGCGCTGGAGCACTATTCTTCAGTATACCTATTTATTGGCTGTAATAGGTTTAAATATCCATTTACTGGCAACCCTGTTTGCTTTTTTTAAACGGTTGAAAGGCAAGCGGATCACCAAAGTAGGTAAGGTAAACATCCTTACCGGTAACGAGAAGATCACGAATGGCTCCTTCCTGAATTATATTTTCCTGAACGATGATGAATTAAGTCCGGATGAGATACGGCAGATCATCGCGCACGAAATGCTGCACGTAAAACTTTACCACTCTGTCGATCGGATCATCGTTAAAATAGCGCAGATCATCCTTTGGTTCAACCCGTTTATTTACCTGTATGCCCGCTCGGTAGAAGAAAACCACGAGTTTGAGGTTGATCGCGCCGTAGCCCGCGAAACGGATAAGCATAACTATGCCAACCTGCTGGTACACTTGTCGGTAGCCGGGCAGGGTATGCTGTATCATAACTTCAGCAAAGTGCCGCTTAAAAAGCGCATCACCATGTTATTTAACCAACCTTCCGCAAATATGAAAAAGATAGTTTATGTACTGGTGGTACCTGTGGTGCTTATCAGTTGCCTGGCCTTTGCCCGATTAAAAAGTAAGGATAAGGAATACAGCGTAATAGAAAATATTGACGAACTGGGCAAAGACCCGCTTGTGATCATCGATGGTAAAACTTATAAAAAAGACATCCTGTATAAAATTAGTAAGAACTGTATCGCCTCTTCCGGCATTTGGAACCCTGATGCTACCGTGGTGAAGCATGGCGTAGCTATTAAGGATGGCTATGTGGATATCAAAACCAATAAAGGGGTGATCACCTATATGAATGCACTTGAAAAGGAAAACCTGCTAAAGGAACGTTTGATTCCCGAAAAGCAATTTTATAGCCGCATACACTTGAAAAATGATGATGGCACTACCTATGATAAAGTGATTGTAAATGTATACGGGGCCGGTAAGGTAAGCACCATGCTAAAACCGGGTGAAAAAGCTGGTTTCCTGATCGATAAAAAATTTTATAACGAGGATGAAATACAAAAAGCGGATAAGTCTGTTACCATGTACCTTTCAGCTTTCTATAGTGTTGGCCCTGCCGGTAGTTTTCCCGATGCGCCGCAAAAAGGTTATGCTTCAGTATTCAACTTTAAAAGCTTACCGCCAAAAGCTAAAACTTCAATAGAAGCGTTTAAGGAAAAGAACAAAGCATATATCTCATCTGATGAATATAAGCGCAAATTGAAACTAACATCTGAAATGAATGGTAAAACACTGGATGTGGTTATAAACGGCGTAGTAAACAACCAATTTATCAAAACCCGTACCGACCGGGTATCATTTGAGTTAGATGGCGATAAATACGGTATGAAGTTTTATTACGGCCAGGGCCTTGAAACTAACGAACCGTTAAAAGTTGGCGATCGTATTCAGGTACTGGTGAAGTATGCTGACTTTCAGAGGGATTCGATATTTATTATCCAGGCGGCTATTTATAAAGATGGTAAAGTGATATTTAAGCACCATGGCGGTGATGGGCCTACTTATATTAATAAACCAAAGGAGAATAACGACAATACGAATAAAGTGCGCTACCCTGAAAAAGATGAAGCGCAAAATAGCCGCGCTGCTTACCCTGATGATGACCGGACTAATAAGGAGAAGATAGCCGGTCTTTTTATTCGCAATGAGGTTAAAAAGAGTAACGGCGAAATCTATGATGAGGTAGTATCATACTCGCGTGGCGGCATGGCTACAACAGATATTAAACACAATGGTAAAGTAGGCTTTTATATCGATCGCGATTTTTACAGCGAGGAAGCATTTAACAAGGTATCAGATAATATTAAACTGGTGCTGGCCAATAAAGGGAGCGTAGGGGTTTGTGATGGAACAGACTTCTCCAGTATACGTAAAAGAGGATACACCGCAAATATGGATGGTTATGAAGCTGTGTTTTTCTTCAGCTATAAAATGGACCTGGTGAATATTTTTGATAGCCAAAAAGATACGATCAGAAAAAACGGTATCGATCTTAAACTTAAAGCCAAGCTAAAAAACATGCACCTGTCGCCCGGGGAAGTGGCATACATGAAAACGGATGATTACAAGACAAAAAAGAAATTATCAGACGATATATATCACGCGGGCACTATAGATATTAAGATCACACCCGAAAAAAACAAAACGGGAATGGTGTTTACCTGGAATGGACACAAATACACCTTGCTCACCTTTTACGGCCAGGAAAAAATATTGAACAAACTGTTGAAGCCGGGCGATGAGATACAACTAAAGGTTTTTAGTACTGGATGGGGGAAAGACCAAACAATAGTAACGGTTGTGCCTGCATCTGTAAGCAAGAACAACGAAAAAATATTCCAGTTGGCTGAAGCGGATAAACTACCGACAGCCCCGTTCTTATACGAGCCTAATAAGGTGCGGTATGCCGATGGACAGATCAGCGATATTAAAAAATACCCTAATGGCAAATGGAAAAGCGCCCTTTTTGAAACAGTGAACGGCTATAAGTTTTACCTCACCTTTAAACCTAACGCGCCTGCAATGAAGGATATACAATGGGGTGATCACGTTCGCCTGCGTTTTGTGCACGAGGTAAGCAATGGCAATAAAACATTTAACATTGCCGATTGGGTGTCTATTAGTCCCGGTGAAAGCGGTTATGGTATCCGCAATCCTGAACTGTTTGACAAATACTATGTGGATGCAAAGGCAACAACTGTAAATACGCAGGCTAAACAGGAAAATAAAACAGCAGCTCTTCCTAATAAGTCAGATCTATTGAAGCTTAACTTACAAGCAGCAGATTCGTTATGCGAAGATGAAAAAAGACAGATCATCAGGCTTTATAATGCATCGGTATCCGCCGGAGATTTTAAACTGGAGGCTGCTTACGTACTCGTAGATAAAAAGAACCATTTGCTGTATGCCAGCGGGCGTATTGATCCTAAAACAAAAAGCTATACCGGCATTCCAAGTGTAAAAACCATTAAAGGCGATAACGCATTTTACACTGATTCCATTGTATATAACTGGGAGACGCAAAAAAGTAAAGCCTGGGTGTGGGGGCAAAGAGGTACTATAAAAAGTACTTTATCGCGCTAA
- a CDS encoding BlaI/MecI/CopY family transcriptional regulator → MEELTKTEERVMHILWQLKKCFVKDIIDALPDDPKPPYNTISSVVRLLEKKGYAGYKAYGKTYEYFPLISKSEYRKSSFKKFFSGYFDNSAESLFSFMVKEQQLSKEDLDKIKDIINKNK, encoded by the coding sequence ATGGAAGAATTAACAAAAACCGAAGAACGCGTAATGCACATCTTATGGCAGCTGAAAAAGTGCTTCGTGAAAGATATCATTGATGCTTTGCCCGATGATCCCAAACCCCCTTATAATACCATATCGTCGGTAGTACGTTTGCTGGAGAAGAAGGGTTATGCAGGGTATAAGGCATATGGTAAAACCTATGAGTATTTCCCGCTTATCAGCAAAAGCGAGTACCGTAAATCATCATTCAAAAAGTTCTTTTCGGGCTACTTCGATAACTCGGCCGAGAGCCTTTTCAGCTTTATGGTGAAAGAACAGCAATTGAGCAAAGAAGACCTGGATAAGATCAAAGACATCATCAATAAAAACAAATAA
- the argB gene encoding acetylglutamate kinase: MESLYIIKIGGNVIDNSESLHRFLEAFTKLKGHKILVHGGGKVATQLGETLGIEAKMVDGRRITDIETLRVVTMVYGGLINKNIVAQLQRYGTNAIGLTGADGNFIKARKRPVKTIDYGFVGDIDDDSVNAKGISALLDAGFTPVFSALTHDGEGQMLNTNADTIASALAVGLSGLYKTTLIYCFEKKGVLKDIDDEDSLIREINPERYDELKTAGIIHSGMLPKLDNAFKAIGFGVQAVIIGHADDLGKLGDGASFGTRLSN, from the coding sequence ATGGAGTCGCTATATATCATCAAGATCGGCGGGAATGTGATAGACAATTCCGAAAGCCTGCATCGTTTCCTTGAAGCTTTTACTAAGCTAAAGGGACATAAAATACTGGTGCACGGTGGCGGTAAGGTGGCTACTCAATTAGGAGAAACCTTAGGCATTGAGGCCAAAATGGTGGATGGTCGCCGCATTACGGATATTGAGACCCTGCGCGTGGTAACCATGGTTTACGGCGGTTTGATCAATAAGAACATCGTTGCCCAGCTACAGCGGTATGGCACCAACGCCATTGGCCTTACCGGTGCCGACGGTAATTTTATTAAAGCCCGAAAGCGCCCGGTAAAAACCATCGACTATGGTTTTGTTGGCGATATTGACGATGATTCGGTAAATGCCAAAGGTATCAGTGCATTGCTTGATGCTGGCTTCACCCCTGTTTTCAGCGCGTTGACACACGATGGCGAGGGCCAGATGCTGAACACCAATGCCGATACTATAGCCTCTGCCCTGGCAGTAGGTTTATCGGGATTGTACAAAACCACGCTAATCTATTGTTTTGAAAAGAAAGGCGTATTGAAAGATATTGATGATGAAGACTCTCTGATCAGGGAGATCAATCCTGAACGTTATGATGAGCTGAAGACGGCGGGCATTATTCACAGCGGTATGCTGCCAAAACTGGATAACGCTTTTAAGGCCATTGGCTTTGGCGTGCAGGCGGTGATCATTGGTCATGCCGATGATCTGGGCAAACTGGGCGACGGCGCATCTTTCGGTACACGATTAAGTAATTAA
- the proC gene encoding pyrroline-5-carboxylate reductase, whose amino-acid sequence MSTPNIAILGSGNIGLSLAKGLVKAGIYTPQQIGLTRRNVAALAPLTEAGYQTTANNAEAVSKAGIVVLAILPQQLNKLLDEIKPAIDPAKHLLISVVSGVSCQDIRQHLGMDVQVVRAMPNTAIAIGQSMTCIATDTASNDNIKLVTSLFDTVGVSIRINEELMTSATALCACGIAFFLRSIRAASQGGTEIGFHAHDALKMAAQTAKGAADLLLQLASHPEQEIDKVTSPKGCTIAGLNEMEHNGFSSAMIKGIKTSAEKAGVLYKQS is encoded by the coding sequence ATGAGCACACCAAACATAGCCATTTTAGGCAGCGGTAATATCGGTCTGTCATTAGCCAAAGGATTGGTTAAAGCCGGCATTTATACGCCGCAGCAAATTGGCCTTACCCGCCGTAATGTAGCGGCTTTAGCCCCGCTTACTGAAGCCGGCTATCAAACCACAGCCAATAATGCCGAAGCTGTAAGCAAAGCAGGCATTGTAGTATTAGCTATTTTACCGCAGCAACTGAATAAATTGCTGGACGAGATAAAACCGGCTATCGACCCGGCTAAACATTTGCTGATATCGGTAGTATCGGGCGTTAGCTGCCAGGATATCCGCCAGCATTTGGGGATGGATGTGCAGGTGGTACGCGCCATGCCTAACACGGCCATTGCCATTGGTCAAAGCATGACCTGCATAGCTACTGATACGGCATCGAACGATAACATCAAACTGGTTACCTCCCTTTTCGATACCGTTGGGGTGAGTATCCGCATTAACGAGGAGTTGATGACGTCAGCCACTGCCCTGTGCGCTTGCGGTATCGCCTTCTTTTTACGGTCGATACGCGCAGCATCGCAAGGTGGTACCGAGATCGGTTTCCATGCCCACGACGCGTTGAAGATGGCCGCCCAGACCGCCAAAGGTGCCGCCGATCTGCTGCTTCAACTGGCATCGCACCCTGAGCAGGAAATTGATAAGGTAACATCGCCCAAGGGCTGTACCATTGCCGGTTTGAACGAGATGGAGCATAACGGCTTCAGTTCGGCTATGATAAAGGGGATAAAAACATCGGCCGAAAAAGCGGGTGTGTTATATAAGCAGTCTTAA
- a CDS encoding aspartate kinase: protein MFTVEKIGGTSMSALKDVINNIILFNRTGDELYNRIFVVSAFSGVTNLLLENKKNGEPGVYHRLAQYQDFHKPLKELVAKLKELNKKYAELGLDLAVADEFIENHIHDAQKYLENLSNILASGYVSKEGILQAAREILASIGESHSAFNFTNILQNMGINATLIDLSGLHDHRQYTIDQRIKHAFKDIEFEKTICIVTGYCKGTEGIMREFDRGYSEVTFSKIAEEVMPAEAIIHKEYHLSTADPGIVGLENCHPVGNTNYDIADQLADVGMEAIHPKASKPLEINGINLRIKNTFEPSHPGTLITQDFICETKRVEVITGTDKLVLIDVYDPLMVSNVGSDLKIMQIFFDHNVSYIFKATSANSISIVIWERDFDKKLIAELEDNFEKVIHEKTAMVCMLGTNMDQPGLLARAAAALTDAGINIMSAGFALRKVNIQFLVAREFFNQAVIALNKAMSN from the coding sequence ATGTTCACAGTAGAAAAAATAGGCGGCACATCAATGAGTGCCCTGAAAGACGTAATCAATAACATCATCCTTTTTAACCGTACCGGCGACGAACTTTACAACCGCATTTTTGTAGTTTCGGCATTCTCGGGCGTAACCAATTTATTATTAGAGAATAAGAAGAATGGCGAACCCGGCGTTTATCACCGTCTGGCACAATACCAGGATTTCCATAAGCCACTGAAAGAACTGGTTGCTAAACTAAAAGAACTGAACAAGAAATACGCCGAGCTGGGCCTTGACCTGGCCGTGGCCGATGAATTTATTGAGAACCATATTCACGATGCGCAAAAATATTTAGAGAACCTGTCGAATATCCTGGCATCGGGCTATGTAAGTAAAGAAGGCATCCTGCAAGCAGCCCGCGAGATATTGGCCTCTATCGGTGAAAGTCATTCGGCTTTTAACTTTACCAATATCCTTCAAAATATGGGCATCAACGCTACGCTGATTGACCTTAGTGGTTTGCACGATCATCGCCAGTATACTATCGATCAGCGTATAAAGCATGCCTTTAAGGATATAGAATTCGAGAAAACCATCTGTATTGTAACCGGCTACTGCAAAGGTACCGAGGGTATTATGCGTGAGTTTGACCGTGGTTACAGCGAGGTCACCTTTAGCAAAATTGCGGAGGAAGTAATGCCTGCCGAAGCTATCATTCATAAAGAATACCACCTCTCTACCGCCGATCCCGGCATTGTGGGTTTAGAGAATTGCCACCCGGTGGGCAATACCAATTATGATATTGCCGATCAGCTGGCCGACGTAGGCATGGAAGCCATCCACCCTAAAGCATCGAAACCGCTGGAGATAAATGGCATTAACCTGCGTATCAAGAACACGTTCGAGCCATCGCACCCCGGCACTTTAATTACCCAGGATTTTATTTGCGAAACCAAGCGCGTGGAAGTGATTACCGGTACCGATAAACTAGTGCTGATAGATGTTTACGACCCGCTGATGGTAAGCAACGTGGGGTCTGACTTAAAGATCATGCAGATCTTTTTTGATCATAACGTCAGCTACATTTTCAAAGCCACCAGCGCCAACAGTATATCCATAGTGATCTGGGAACGCGATTTCGACAAAAAGCTGATCGCCGAACTGGAAGATAATTTTGAAAAAGTAATACACGAAAAAACCGCCATGGTTTGTATGCTGGGTACCAATATGGATCAGCCGGGCTTACTGGCCCGCGCCGCCGCAGCGTTAACCGATGCCGGTATTAATATCATGAGCGCCGGTTTTGCCCTGCGTAAAGTGAATATCCAGTTTTTAGTAGCGAGGGAGTTCTTTAACCAGGCAGTTATTGCGCTGAATAAAGCGATGAGTAATTAA
- a CDS encoding S1 family peptidase, protein MNRSPSEQLTYCTVRIETKYEDGSSGTGTGFIIRFLENITEGLNFPVIITNVHVIKNSIKGELIFCEKDNNGEPIDSKHVIITFDSFEKYWIKHPDKDVDLCCMALSHAVNNATNMGKEFFFTTLNHGHFADDDRRKSFPAIVDIIMVGYPNGLWDSKNNKPIVRKGITASHPSKHFEGRKEFLIDVACYPGSSGSPIFLYNEIGYFDKETQKFKHEGLDLFLLGVLYAGPMYTITGNIKVITIPTNNKPLSISEIPMHLGYVINYKRILELEDHIKYLNNMV, encoded by the coding sequence ATGAACAGATCTCCGTCGGAACAGTTAACTTATTGTACTGTACGAATAGAAACTAAATACGAAGATGGTTCTTCCGGAACCGGAACAGGTTTTATAATCCGGTTTCTTGAAAATATAACAGAAGGATTAAATTTTCCAGTAATAATTACAAATGTTCATGTTATTAAAAATTCTATTAAGGGAGAATTAATATTTTGCGAAAAGGATAATAATGGCGAACCAATAGATAGTAAACATGTAATCATAACGTTTGATTCATTTGAGAAATACTGGATTAAGCATCCTGATAAAGACGTCGATTTGTGTTGTATGGCTTTAAGTCATGCTGTTAACAACGCAACAAATATGGGAAAGGAGTTTTTCTTTACAACTCTAAATCATGGCCATTTCGCGGATGATGATCGCAGAAAATCATTTCCCGCAATTGTAGATATCATAATGGTAGGGTATCCTAACGGTTTGTGGGATAGTAAAAATAACAAACCAATCGTAAGAAAAGGAATTACAGCCTCTCACCCCTCTAAACACTTTGAAGGGAGAAAAGAGTTTTTAATAGATGTTGCATGTTATCCGGGATCGAGTGGTTCACCGATTTTTTTATATAATGAAATAGGCTATTTTGATAAAGAAACACAAAAGTTTAAACATGAAGGATTAGATTTATTCTTACTTGGTGTTTTATATGCTGGTCCAATGTACACTATTACTGGTAATATTAAAGTTATCACTATTCCAACCAACAATAAACCTTTATCAATATCCGAAATTCCGATGCACTTAGGTTATGTTATAAATTATAAAAGGATATTAGAACTTGAAGATCACATTAAATATCTTAACAATATGGTTTAA
- a CDS encoding TIGR03915 family putative DNA repair protein yields the protein MITTLIYDGTFEGLLTAAFEVYERRLVYVSLKKGELRNEALFTEVISIITDDGKAQRVLRGLKMKLSPIGVQRLYAAHLAEIDGEDNTLLGYIRYVFDAGQNIEEDYGNKYVMRVSEIVRMVRREKHRMEAFIRFRKLRDETFYAGIEPDFNVLPLLIEHFKSRYADQKWIIYDLRRRYGVYYDLHDTQYISLEHADVKAANVISAYTSDENLYQDMWKNYFKSVNIPARKNSKLHLMHVPKRYWRHLTEKI from the coding sequence ATGATAACCACGCTGATATACGATGGCACCTTCGAGGGCCTGCTTACTGCCGCGTTTGAAGTTTATGAGCGCAGGCTGGTATATGTGAGTTTGAAAAAAGGGGAGTTGCGCAATGAAGCGTTGTTTACGGAAGTGATTTCGATTATTACCGATGATGGCAAAGCGCAGCGAGTACTGAGAGGTTTAAAAATGAAATTATCACCTATCGGCGTGCAACGCTTGTATGCTGCTCATTTGGCCGAGATTGACGGGGAGGACAATACTTTGTTAGGATACATACGCTACGTGTTTGACGCCGGCCAAAATATAGAGGAGGATTACGGCAACAAGTATGTAATGCGCGTATCGGAAATTGTGCGCATGGTACGCCGCGAAAAGCACCGGATGGAGGCGTTTATCCGTTTCCGGAAACTAAGAGATGAAACCTTTTATGCCGGAATAGAGCCCGATTTTAATGTATTGCCCTTACTAATCGAACATTTTAAATCGAGGTATGCAGATCAGAAATGGATCATTTATGATCTGCGGCGCAGGTATGGGGTTTATTATGATCTGCACGATACACAATATATTTCACTCGAGCATGCCGATGTGAAAGCCGCAAACGTTATATCAGCCTATACATCTGATGAAAACCTGTACCAGGATATGTGGAAGAACTATTTTAAAAGTGTTAACATTCCTGCAAGGAAGAATTCTAAGCTGCATTTAATGCATGTGCCTAAAAGGTATTGGCGGCACTTGACGGAGAAAATTTAG
- a CDS encoding putative DNA modification/repair radical SAM protein: MDAERITEKLNILADAAKYDVSCASSGSKRKNENKGLGNASNGICHTYTEDGRCVSLLKILLTNHCIFDCAYCVSRKSNDIRRAAFTVQEVVDLTINFYRRNYIEGLFLSSGIFKDADFTMERLVRVAKKLRTEHKFNGYIHLKSIPGASDELMREAGLYADRLSVNLEMPTEEGLKLLAPDKDRQEMIKPMGFLKSEIIQRTEENKLFKKAPMFAPAGQSTQVIVGATAETDQQVLYTAASFYKGYNLKRVYYSGYVPVLADKRLPGLNTAVPMVRENRLYQADWLMRFYGFKVNEIVNHQQPLLDLDIDPKLSWALRNMQVFPLDVNKADLHLILRVPGIGLQSAQKMVSARKFGKLNWEHLKKMGVAVNRARYFIVCNSNDFERRDLTGSRIKQFILAESQSKYLKNSSTQLNLF, translated from the coding sequence ATGGATGCTGAAAGGATAACAGAGAAGTTGAATATTTTAGCCGATGCCGCTAAGTATGATGTGTCGTGCGCATCGAGCGGGAGTAAGCGCAAGAACGAGAATAAGGGTTTGGGCAACGCCAGTAACGGCATTTGCCATACCTATACCGAGGATGGGCGCTGCGTATCGTTATTGAAAATTTTGCTGACTAACCACTGCATTTTCGACTGCGCCTACTGTGTATCGCGCAAAAGCAATGATATCAGGCGCGCCGCGTTCACGGTTCAGGAAGTGGTCGATCTTACCATCAACTTCTACAGGCGCAATTATATAGAAGGGTTGTTCCTGAGTTCGGGTATATTTAAAGATGCTGATTTTACAATGGAGCGCCTGGTACGGGTGGCTAAAAAATTGCGTACCGAGCATAAGTTTAACGGCTATATCCATCTGAAATCTATCCCCGGTGCCAGCGATGAACTGATGCGCGAGGCTGGCCTATATGCTGATCGCCTGAGCGTTAACCTGGAAATGCCGACCGAAGAAGGTTTAAAACTATTGGCACCAGACAAAGACAGGCAGGAGATGATAAAACCCATGGGTTTTTTAAAAAGCGAGATCATACAACGCACGGAGGAAAATAAGCTGTTTAAAAAAGCGCCCATGTTTGCGCCGGCCGGGCAAAGTACACAGGTAATAGTAGGTGCGACAGCGGAGACCGATCAGCAGGTATTGTATACCGCTGCCAGTTTTTATAAAGGATACAATTTAAAGCGGGTCTACTATTCGGGCTATGTGCCGGTACTGGCTGATAAGCGTTTACCGGGATTAAATACCGCCGTGCCTATGGTGCGCGAAAACCGCCTATACCAGGCCGATTGGCTGATGCGTTTTTATGGCTTTAAGGTGAATGAGATCGTAAACCATCAGCAACCCCTGCTCGATCTGGATATAGACCCTAAGCTAAGTTGGGCTTTGCGCAACATGCAGGTATTTCCGTTAGATGTCAATAAAGCCGATCTGCATTTGATATTGCGTGTGCCGGGCATCGGGTTACAGTCGGCGCAAAAAATGGTTAGCGCGCGCAAATTTGGTAAGCTGAACTGGGAGCATTTAAAGAAGATGGGCGTAGCCGTTAACCGGGCCCGGTATTTTATAGTGTGCAATAGTAACGATTTTGAACGCCGCGACCTGACCGGTAGCCGCATCAAGCAATTTATCCTGGCCGAATCGCAAAGCAAATACCTTAAAAATTCATCTACACAATTAAACCTGTTTTAG
- a CDS encoding Ohr family peroxiredoxin: MEKLYTAVVTAKGGRDGHIKSNDGIIDLEMKKPKALGGKDGFANPELLFAGAWGSCYLGALGSVGKRDGVDVSEATAEVHISFNRESETSYALSAEIHVHIPGINEEQTQKLADAAHRGCPYSKATRGNIDVKVIAV, translated from the coding sequence ATGGAAAAACTATATACTGCTGTAGTTACCGCCAAAGGCGGGCGCGACGGCCATATCAAATCAAACGATGGCATTATCGACCTGGAAATGAAAAAACCCAAAGCCCTGGGCGGCAAAGACGGTTTTGCCAATCCCGAATTGCTTTTTGCCGGTGCCTGGGGCAGTTGCTATCTGGGCGCGTTGGGTTCGGTAGGTAAGCGTGATGGCGTAGATGTAAGCGAAGCTACAGCCGAAGTGCATATCAGTTTTAACCGGGAAAGCGAAACATCGTATGCCCTATCGGCAGAGATCCATGTACATATCCCCGGGATAAATGAAGAGCAAACCCAAAAGCTGGCGGACGCCGCACACCGTGGCTGTCCCTATTCAAAAGCTACGCGCGGGAATATTGATGTTAAGGTAATTGCTGTATAA